In a single window of the Pseudochaenichthys georgianus chromosome 16, fPseGeo1.2, whole genome shotgun sequence genome:
- the LOC139435424 gene encoding golgin subfamily A member 6-like protein 2: MALFLPEERGSRIEERGSRNEDRGTRSEDRGARIEDRETRSEERGTRNEDRGARNEERGSRNEERGTRSEERGTRSEDRGSRSEDRGARSEDRGARSEGRGARIEERGTRSEDRGSRNEERGSRNEERGSRSEERGSKNEDRGTRIEERGARIEERGSRIEKRGARNEERGTRTEERGTRSEDRGTRNEERGARSEERGARIEDRGSRSEDRGARSEDRGARSEGRGARIEERGTRSEDRGSRNEERGSRIEERGSRSEERGSRTRTESEERGSRARSEDRGARIESEDRERGSRARIESEDRERGARIESEERGARARSEDRERGSRARSESEERERGVRARTEERGSRARTEDRERGSRARSEDRERGSRARIESEERGSRARIESEERERGARARSESEDRGARIESEDRGPCIAH; the protein is encoded by the coding sequence atggccttatttttgccggaggagcgaggatCGAGGATCGAAGAACGAGGATCGAGGAACGAGGATCGAGGAACGAGGagcgaggatcgaggagcgaggATCGAGGATCGAGAAACGAGGAGCGAGGAACGAGGAACGAGGAACGAGGACAGAGGAGCGAGGAACGAGGAGCGAGGATCGAGGAACGAGGAACGAGGaacgaggagcgaggagcgaggaacGAGGAGCGAGGatcgaggatcgaggagcgaggatcgaggagcgaggagcgaggatcgaggagcgaggagcgagggACGAGGAGCGAGGATCGAGGAACGAGGAACGAGGAGCGAGGATCGAGGATCGAGAAACGAGGAGCGAGGATCGAGGAACGAGGagcgaggatcgaggagcgaggagcgaggatCGAAGAACGAGGATCGAGGAACGAGGATCGAGGAACGAGGagcgaggatcgaggagcgaggATCGAGGATCGAGAAACGAGGAGCGAGGAACGAGGAACGAGGAACGAGGACAGAGGAGCGAGGAACGAGGAGCGAGGATCGAGGAACGAGGAACGAGGaacgaggagcgaggagcgaggaacGAGGAGCGAGGATCGAGGatcgaggatcgaggagcgaggatcgaggagcgaggagcgaggatcgaggagcgaggagcgagggACGAGGAGCGAGGATCGAGGAACGAGGAACGAGGAGCGAGGATCGAGGATCGAGAAACGAGGAGCGAGGATCGAGGATTGAGGagcgaggatcgaggagcgaggagcgaggatCGAGAACGAGGACCGAGAGCGAGGAGCGAGGATCGAGAGCGAGGAgcgaggaccgaggagcgaggatcgAGAGCGAGGATCGAGAGCGAGGATCGAGAGCGAGGATCGAGAGCGAGGATCGAGAGCGAGGAGCGAGGATCGAgagcgaggagcgaggagcgagagCGAGGAGCGAGGATCGAGAGCGAGGATCGAGAGCGAGGAGCGAGAGCGAGGAGCGAGAGCGAGGAGTGAGAgcgaggaccgaggagcgaggatcgagagcgaggaccgaggatcgagagCGAGGATCGAGAGCGAGGAGCGAGGATCGAGAGCGAGGATCGAGAGCGAGGATCGAGAGCGAGGAGCGAGGATCGAGAGCGAGGATCGAGAGCGAGGAGCGAGAGCGAGGAGCGAGAGCGAGGAGTGAGAgcgaggaccgaggagcgaggatcgAGAGCGAGGACCGAGGAccgtgtatcgctcactga